The proteins below are encoded in one region of Penicillium psychrofluorescens genome assembly, chromosome: 4:
- a CDS encoding uncharacterized protein (ID:PFLUO_006444-T1.cds;~source:funannotate), whose product MADEQTPLLDVEAHAPRPKSASAVIGVLLIGVFIANAEGSLVLATNSQIASDLGRLEDASWLVTSYILAMTAAQPLYGKLSDIFGRSNLLIVGYFFFSLGCLICGLAPSLPIAILGRAISGIGGAGMGSLVSICITDLVPKRDIAPWRSYVNVVATVSRSLGGPVGGYLADSVGWRWTFLGQCPPTLLAIILTARLVPSTSTEEDAESTEFSSPLARFSRIDWAGALCMVVAIVSLLLPLEMAGPRLPWTHPFILGCLVLSAVTICLFVVVELRWAAEPIFPLRVLRSRTVVLAYLTTFFQTSAQLGMMYSVPLFFQLVENASASVAGAHLFPAIAGVAVAGLIGGHAIRRFGRYKWLLVVATVLSSICYLLLVLRWTGHINLWESLYIVLGGLGNGLVQAAGFIALTSSITKADMAVASSGYYLSSNIGTVFGMAATNAIFQTTLREDLEQRLAGHEARKKIIDSVLSNIDYIRRLTGPLHETIVKACVNGLEYGHMLQLGLALAAFICVLFLREQKLEGEESEEGEDS is encoded by the exons atggccgaTGAACAGACGCCATTGCTCGATGTCGAGGCGCACGCACCAAGGCCAAAATCCGCGTCGGCCGTTATCGGAGTGCTTTTGATCG GAGTTTtcatcgccaatgccgaGGGCTCGCTAGTACTAGCCACAAACAGCCAGATCGCCTCGGACCTGGGTCGCCTTGAGGATGCTAGTTGGCTGGTGACGAGCTACATCCTAGCCATGACTGCGGCGCAGCCATTG TATGGAAAGCTGAGTGATATTTTTGGTCGATCCAATTTATTGATTGTGGggtatttcttcttttcgctGGGATG TTTGATCTG TGGCCTTGCACCATCGCTCCCCATCGCTATTCTCGGTCGCGCCATTTCCGGCATTGGTGGTGCTGGAATGGGCTCACTAGTCTCAATTTGCATAACTG ACCTCGTTCCCAAGCGCGACATTGCCCCCTGGAGAAGCTATGTCAACGTCGTCGCGACTGTCAGCCGTAGCCTGGGTGGCCCTGTCGGTGGATATCTGGCTGACTCGGTTGGCTGGCGGTGGACTTTCTTAGGCCAGTGTCCTCCGACTCTGTTGGCCATAATTTTGACAGCGCGCCTTGTTCCGAGCACCTccaccgaggaggatgcaGAGTCGACAGAATTTTCGAGCCCGCTAGCCCGATTCTCCCGCATCGACTGGGCCGGGGCGCTCTGCATGGTCGTGGCCATCGtttcgctgctgctgcccctcGAGATGGCCGGGCCACGGCTGCCGTGGACACATCCATTTATACTAGGCTGTCTGGTTCTGAGTGCGGTGACTATTTGCCTATTTGTCGTTGTGGAGCTGCGCTGGGCTGCCGAGCCTATCTTTCCGCTGCGGGTGCTGCGCTCACGCACCGTCGTGCTCGCGTATCTAACCACCTTTTTTCAGACATCAGCCCAGCTAGGG ATGATGTATAGCGTACCACTTTTCTTTCAGCTGGTTGAAAATGCCTCCGCATCTGTCGCAGGAGCACATCTGTTTCCTGCCATTGCGGGCGTTGCGGTGGCGGGTCTTATCGGTGGGCATGCAATTAGACG GTTCGGTCGTTACAAATGGCTTCTCGTTGTAGCCACAGTTTTATCTTCCATATGCTATTTGCTTCTCGTCCTCCGCTGGACAGGCCACATCAATCTTTGGGAGTCACTTTATATCGTACTAGG TGGTCTCGGTAATGGACTCGTTCAAGCGGCCGGATTTATTGCATTgacctccagcatcaccaaGGCAGACATGGCTGTCGCTTCATCCGGATACTATCTGAGCTCTAATATCGGCACCGTCTTCGGCATGGCTGCCACCAATGCCATATTCCAGACCACTCTGCGAGAAGATCTGGAGCAGCGACTGGCAGGTCACGAGGCAAGAAAAAAG ATAATTGACTCCGTCCTGTCGAATATCGACTACATTCGCCGATTGACGGGACCATTACACGAGACCATCGTCAAAGCGTGTGTGAATGGTCTGGAATACGGACACA TGCTTCAACTCGGCCTGGCTTTGGCAGCATTTATTTGTGTTCTGTTTTTGCGGGAGCAAAAgctggaaggcgaagaaagcgaagaaggtgaagattCTTAA
- a CDS encoding uncharacterized protein (ID:PFLUO_006445-T1.cds;~source:funannotate), with protein MSVRLTTPKSNVSTVEADDANAATEKHDNIATLSVIHGLAIPDSEERRKRFWWKRGPKHDPDAIATQISVFDDPATAAQYQPRDDWENINRFDPEARWTWGEESKVVRKLDLYIMVFACVMFMSLELDRANISQANSDDFLESLNMNTNDFNLGNTVNKVCFLLAEIPSQLIGKRLGPDRWIPIQLLLWSVVSACQFWLKDRATFLACRALLGILQGGFIPETVLFLSYFYTHSELSLRLSFFYNAISLAEIIASFLAVGLLSMQGVAGAEGWRWLFLIEGLITLVVGLLAVGLLPPGPTQTRGRLRGKNGWFSEREETIIVNRLIREDPGKGTMHNRQPITPRLLWQSLGDYDLWPLFLLSLVFQTPASPPGTYLTLSLTDLGFNTIQTNLLTIPYVAGTMITMLSLTYFSEVFGELCLTALCGQIWVFPFLVYMNVVNMTTINKWKAWAITSLLLCYPSAQAIQVGWVSRNSNLVRSRAISAPMYNMVNQVGAIIASNIYRANDAPRYATGNKVLLSLLIVNIFIYLFTKFYYVMRNRRREAKWNSMTKEEKIHYLETTTDEGNKRLDFRFAH; from the exons ATGAGTGTCCGTCTAACTACCCCTAAGTCTAACGTCTCGACTGTCGAGGCAGACGACGCGAATGCGGCCACTGAGAAACACGACAACATCGCTACGCTTAGTGTCATCCATGGCTTAGCGATACCCGACAGCGAAGAGCGGCGCAAGCGTTTCTGGTGGAAGCGGGGGCCAAAACACGATCCCGACGCGATTGCGACGCAG ATCAGCGTCTTTGATGACCCTGCCACCGCAGCGCAATACCAGCCACGCGATGACTGGGAAAACATCAACCGCTTCGATCCCGAGGCCCGCTGGACATGGGGTGAGGAGAGCAAGGTCGTGCGCAAGCTGGACCTGTACATCATGGTATTTGCGTGTGTGATGTTCATGTCGCTCGAGCTTGATCGCGCCAATATTTCGCAAGCTAACTCGGACGATTTCTTGGAGTCTTTGAACATGAACACCAATG ACTTCAATCTCGGAAATACCGTGAATAAGGTCTGTTTCCTGCTGGCTGAGATTCCGTCGCAGCTGATAGGCAAGAGACTCGGCCCCGACCGTTGGATCCCCATTCAGCTTCTACTGTGGTCCGTTGTGTCCGCCTGCCAGTTCTGGCTCAAGGACCGAGCTACCTTCCTCGCTTGTCGCGCGCTGTTGGGCATACTTCAGGGTGGCTTCATTCCCGAGACCGTTCTGTTCCTGTCCTACTTCTACACTCATAGCGAGCTGTCACTGCGGTTGAGCTTCTTCTACAATGCGATTAGTCTGGCCGAGATCATCGCATCATTTCTCGCCGTCGGCCTGCTATCCATGCAGGGAGTAGCCGGGGCGGAGGGTTGGCGGTGGCTGTTTTTGATCGAG GGCTTGATCACCCTTGTTGTCGGTTTATTGGCTGTCGGCCTCTTACCCCCGGGCCCAACGCAGACCCGCGGCAGACTACGAGGAAAGAATGGGTGGTTCTCAGAACG AGAGGAGACTATCATTGTTAACCGTCTCATTCGCGAAGACCCGGGGAAAGGAACGATGCACAATCGACAGCCCATCACGCCGAGGCTGCTGTGGCAGAGTCTTGGGGACTACGATCTGTG GCcgcttttccttctgtcgCTCGTCTTCCAAACCCCGGCCAGCCCACCAGGAACATATTTGACCCTTTCGTTGACTGATCTCGGCTTCAACACCATCCAAACCAACCTACTCACCATCCCATACGTCGCGGGAACTA TGATTACCATGTTGTCTTTGACCTACTTCTCCGAGGTATTCGGCGAGCTTTGCTTGACCGCGCTCTGCGGCCAAATATGGGTGTTTCCTTTCCTCGTGTACATGAATGTCGTGAATATGACTACCATAAACAAGTGGAAAGCATGGGCAATAACCTCTTTACTTCTATGTTATCCCTCGG CTCAAGCAATACAGGTCGGCTGGGTCTCGCGGAACTCTAACCTCGTTCGGTCTCGTGCCATCTCTGCTCCAATGTACAACATGGTGAACCAGGTCGGCGCCATCATTGCCAGCAACATCTACCGAGCAAATGACGCTCCCCGTTATGCAACCGGAAATAAggttcttctttccctgcTAATtgtcaacatcttcatctaCCTATTCACGAAGTTCTATTACGTCATGCGCAACCGCCGGCGTGAGGCAAAGTGGAACTCCATgaccaaggaggaaaagaTACATTACCTGGAGACAACGACCGATGAGGGGAACAAGCGGTTGGATTTCCGGTTTGCCCATTAG
- a CDS encoding uncharacterized protein (ID:PFLUO_006446-T1.cds;~source:funannotate), translated as MRGLACLLTLAGLASAQQQQPLSAPRKPNVVFILTDDQDAHLDSLDYMPFVQKHLIDKGTHYRSHYCTTSVCCPSRVTLWTGKLAHNTNVTDVNPPYGGYPKFISQGFNENYLPVWLQEAQYNTYYTGKLFNVHTVDNYDRPFAAGFTGSDFLLDPFTYDYLNSTFQRDRETPRSYEGEYTTDVLAQKANRLLDEAVDAQKPFFLTIAPIAPHSNVFMDGTGLDDNPVFSFSAPIPAKRHENLFKEVQVPRTPSFNPDRPSGANWIKTLKRQNETNVEYNDHFYRTRLRALQAVDEMVDGIFARLQLHNILDNTYVIYSSDNGYHIGQHRLQPGKSCGYEEDINIPLIVRGPGIAENATTDIVTTHTDLAPTFLQLLGIPLRPDFDGDPIPLTQDQIEDVRDERQEHVTVEYWGFAAGEGIYDFDLSAYNNTYKALRIKGEGYNLYYSVWCNNEHELYDMTTDLYQLHNLLSTEDKEQLPSHNILDTDLTKLVPRLDSLLLVLKSCKGQVCVKPWKALHPHDEVLTLKDALHARHDNFYEMEQTTRVRFEECARGYILDVEGPQFDERKMIFRDGLPWYEWI; from the exons ATGCGTGGTCTGGCTTGTTTGCTGACACTGGCTGGTCTTGCATCTGcacagcagcaacagccacTATCGGCACCCCGCAAACCTAAtgtcgtcttcatcttgacCGATGATCAGGATGCCCATCTCGATTCTTTAGACTACATGCCCTTTGTACAGAAGCACCTTATTGACAAGGGAACCCATTATCGCAGCCACTACTGCACAACCAGCGTTTGTTGTCCGTCCCGAGTCACCCTCTGGACCGGGAAGTTGGCTCACAACACGAACGTCACTGACGTCAATCCTCCATACG GCGGCTATCCAAAATTTATCTCGCAAGGCTTCAACGAGAACTATCTTCCGGTCTGGCTGCAGGAAGCGCAGTACAACACCTATTACACTGGAAAGTTGTTCAACGTGCATACGGTTGATAACTACGACAGGCCATTTGCGGCTGGATTCACAGGGTCCGACTTTCTCCTTGATCCATTCACGTATGACTATCTTAACAGCACATTTCAACGGGACCGTGAAACACCCCGGAGCTACGAGGGCGAGTACACCACCGATGTCCTCGCACAAAAGGCAAACCGTCTCCTTGATGAGGCTGTCGATGCTCAGAAGCCGTTTTTCCTCACAATTGCCCCAATTGCGCCTCACAGCAACGTTTTTATGGACGGAACGGGCCTAGATGACAACCCAGTCTTCAGTTTCAGTGCGCCCATCCCTGCAAAGAGACATGAAAATTTGTTCAAGGAAGTGCAAGTTCCCCGCACCCCCTCATTTAATCCCGATCGACCATCAGGAGCGAACTGGATCAAGACCCTGAAGCGCCAAAATGAGACGAATGTCGAGTACAACGATCACTTCTACCGTACTCGCCTACGTGCACTGCAGGCCGTTGACGAGATGGTCGACGGCATATTCGCCCGCTTGCAGCTACACAATATTCTTGACAATACATATGTTATCTACAGCAGCGACAATGGCTACCACATCGGTCAGCACAGACTCCAACCAGGCAAGTCTTGCGGATACGAGGAGGACATAAACATCCCCTTGATTGTACGCGGCCCCGGAATCGCCGAGAATGCAACCACAGATATTGTAACGACGCATACAGATCTTGCTCCAACCTTCCTTCAGTTGCTAGGTATCCCGCTTCGACCCGATTTCGATGGCGACCCCATCCCTCTGACGCAGGACCAAATTGAAGATGTGCGCGACGAGAGACAAGAGCATGTCACCGTTGAATATTGGGGGTTTGCAGCCGGAGAGGGTATCTATGACT TCGACTTGTCGGCCTACAACAATACGTACAAAGCTCTCCGAATCAAAGGAGAGGGATATAACCTCTACTATTCAGTTTGGTGCAACAATGAGCACGAGCTCTACGATATGACG ACCGACCTTTACCAATTGCACAACCTGCTCTCGACCGAAGACAAAGAACAATTGCCTTCTCATAATATTCTTGACACCGATCTCACGAAACTTGTCCCCAGACTCGACTCactgctcctcgtcctgaAGTCATGTAAAGGCCAAGTATGCGTCAAGCCGTGGAAAGCACTGCATCCCCACGACGAGGTCCTCACGTTGAAAGATGCTTTACATGCACGGCACGACAACTTCTACGAGATGGAGCAGACGACTAGAGTTAGATTTGAGGAATGTGCACGCGGGTATATTCTCGATGTTGAGGGGCCCCAGTTCGATGAGAGGAAAATGATTTTTCGAGATGGATTGCCGTGGTATGAATGGATTTGA